GCGGCCATGTACTGAATCCCGATGCTGATGTTTGTCCTCAATCCCTTTTCTGTGATTTCACCCTTGGGAACTCGCAGCAAATCCACAGCGGATATGTTCACATCACTTCTGAGGACATCCAGCTGATTGGCACCACTCATTCCCCTGTCGAACGACTCCGACGCCACAGACACCAGGCCGGGATGAGCGACCCACGTACCGTCGTGCCCCGCCTTCACTTCCCTCTCCTTATCAGCCTGCACTTTCGACAATGCCACCTCATTGGCCTCTGGATCGTTCTTGATTGGAATCTGTGCCGCCATCCCTCCCATAGCATGGGCGCCACGACGGTGACATGTCTGAACCAGCAGGTCAACATACGATTGCAGAAAATGGCGGTTCATGGTGACTACTGCACGATCCGGTATCAGAAAATCGGGGCGACTTCTGAACTTCTTAATGAAACTGAAAATATAATCCCACCGGCCACAGTTGAGACCCGTGGAGTGATCTTTCAGTTCGTACAGTATCTCATCCATCTCGAAGGCTGCCAGAATATGTTCAATGAGTACCGTCGCCTTAATGGTCCCGCGGGGGAGGCCCAGCAGATCCTGGGCAGTGATGAAAACATCGTTCCAGAGGCGGGCTTCGTGATGATTCTCCAGTTTAGGGAGGTAGAAGTAGGGACCGGTACCGTTAGATAGTGACGCTTTAGCATTATGAAAAAAGTACAGTCCGAAATCGAGTAGACTGGCTGAGATCGGCTGACTATTGAAAAGAATATTTTTTTCTCCGAGATGCCATCCCCTGGGCCGTACAAGGAGGGTAGCGATCTTGTCATTCAGAGCATATGACTTTCCGCCGGGAACTGAAAGTGTGATCGTCCGGTTGACGGCATCTCGAAGGTTGAACTGTCCCTGGATAACATTGTGCCACGTGGGCGCCAGAGAATCTTCAAAATCGGCCATGAATACTTTCGCACCAGAATTGAGGGCGTTAATAATCATCTTACGGTCAACGGGGCCCGTAATCTCCACTCTTCTGTCGTCCAGATCAGCCGGATGGGGAGCAACCTTCCACTTGCTTTCGCGAATCTCCGCTGTCTCAGAAAGAAAATCCGGCATCTGACCGGCATCCAGCTTTTCCTGCCGTTCCTTCCGTTTCTGCAACAGATCG
This Candidatus Neomarinimicrobiota bacterium DNA region includes the following protein-coding sequences:
- the aceB gene encoding malate synthase A, which encodes MNYHTNTGTGVSEPVVSREKTINEVLSRHDVEITGPVTDDYAAILTPEAVAFVATLAGQFEGRRADLLQKRKERQEKLDAGQMPDFLSETAEIRESKWKVAPHPADLDDRRVEITGPVDRKMIINALNSGAKVFMADFEDSLAPTWHNVIQGQFNLRDAVNRTITLSVPGGKSYALNDKIATLLVRPRGWHLGEKNILFNSQPISASLLDFGLYFFHNAKASLSNGTGPYFYLPKLENHHEARLWNDVFITAQDLLGLPRGTIKATVLIEHILAAFEMDEILYELKDHSTGLNCGRWDYIFSFIKKFRSRPDFLIPDRAVVTMNRHFLQSYVDLLVQTCHRRGAHAMGGMAAQIPIKNDPEANEVALSKVQADKEREVKAGHDGTWVAHPGLVSVASESFDRGMSGANQLDVLRSDVNISAVDLLRVPKGEITEKGLRTNISIGIQYMAAWVNGNGCVPLDNLMEDAATAEISRTQVWQWVHHPKGALSDGRDVTFDLYRNVKSEEMARIEDTVGEEQFESGGYRLASQLFDEIIANEELEEFLTLRAYKHLD